The nucleotide sequence CCGATAATAACATTATTGCCTATATGAACGTCGGGAAGAATTATAGCTCCAGCACCAACGAAACAATTATCGCCGATATGCACTAGACCCATCCGTGAATAGCCAGTTTGGCGTTTTGTGCTTGCGTCATGTGCAATGATTTGTACATAGAAGGAAAACGTGCAGTTGTTTCCTATTGAAATCAACCAAGGAAACGTTGGGTCTATAACGACTGTGCGCGCGATACTACAGTTATTACCAACTGTAAGACCTTTTTTGATTAACCATTTAACTCGCAGTTTTGAAGGAAGTTAAAATAACGCATACAATACCATGCACTAACACCAAGTGACCAGTTTTTTGGTTATCATAACTCATCAGGTATAAATAGAAGTTACGGGGAACTCGTTGAAAGCAGCTTAACTGCTTTATGTAGAAGTTGCTGATTTTTTTTCCAGTCCGCCTTATCCTTAGCAACTTTTAGACCTGCTTTAGCCATTTCGTTGCGGCGTTCAGGATTCTGGATACAGAATATGAGGTTTTGGGCTAAAGCTTCGGGGTTTTTTATTTGGGTAAGCAAACCGTTTTGGTCATGTTTAATCCATTCGCGGTTGGGAAGTATGTCTGAGACAACTACGGGTAAACCGCAAGCCATGGCTTCTAACATTGAAATCGAAGCGCCATCAGAATATGAAGTTGAAACATAGATTTGAGCGGCTCTCAGATGGCTAGGAAGCTCCTTATTTGGGATTCTTCCTGTAAAATGAACATAATCAGTTACGCCTAACTCGGAAACCAAGTTTACAAAAGACCCAGTTAATTTGCCGTGACCCACAATCAAGAAACGAGCGTTTGGACACGATTTTATTACAAGCGGAATAGAGCGAATTAGGTCCTCTACACCATAAACCGGAAAATGATTCCGTGTGCTTATAATAACTGTTTTATCTTCCCAGCCCAGTTGCTTTCGAACTAAAGAACCATCAACTGAGGGGGAAAACCTGTCTAAATCAAGTCCCCAAGGGAAATTCCACATTTTTTTAGAATAGCCTAGTTGTCTAACTGCGTTAGCTTTAACAGCACTGTCAACGATAACTCCGTCTGCTCTACCTAAAATAAACCGAGCCACCGTTCGCAAGACAAAAGAGTTTTTGGCTTCGTCAAGTACGTCAGCGCCCCAAATTAAAACAACGAAGGGGTGGAAATTGGAAAAAGCAGCAGCGAGACCATACGGATTAGTCCCTGAGGCACCATTCCCAATTATTAAGTCAGGGCGAGACTTCTTGACGTAACGTCTAAAAAGCAATGCCCGCATGAAAGCTTTCAAAAGCCAACCAGCATTTCCTTTTTGCGAAGACATCTGCAAGGTTAAAGGTAACTTTAGCAGGGGAGGGTCTTTTATGGTGACTATTTTTGCGTTTGGAGAAATCGCAATAGGCGGTGCCTTTTCACGGATTACTTCGGTTCCAGTTTCATCAAAATAGAAGGCAGTAAGGTCAAAATTGTCGGCTAAAGCTGCAATGAACCGTTGATTTGCGTAATGTTCAGGCCAATTAGCGTAGATAACTTTCAAATCAGTATCAGTCATGTAGTAGCACCTCATGTTTTAGAGAAATGCAGTGAAGAAAAAGTTGGGAAAATATTCCCGAAAGGTTGGCAGTTAACCAAAAAGGGAAAACCTTCTTAGTCAACTCTTCTTGTAGAGGCCACGGTTTCTATTTTGTCAAGTGAACGCCGTTTTATGGTCACTTCATACAGTGCTTTTAGGAGACTGCTCTCGAGGTCAAAGAAGGTAACAATGAAAGAGCGCGAAAAGATCAACGCAACAACAAAGACCAAACCGATGAGACCCCAAATTGCGGCTGCGAAAAAGAAATTAAAGAACGTTAGCGGAACAAGCAGCAAAACGCCCAGCAAAAGCGATATGGGGACAATGGAGAGCATAGCAAAGTTCAAGGGCAAGATTATGGAGCCATACTTGCCGTATTCTCTTTTGAACATCATATGCTTGAAACGTGTGAGAACTCGAATCAGGTTAGCTGCGCGGATTGTTTTTTGTTTCACTCGGTCATTTCGTGAGGCAGCCGCGTATTCATAGAATTTCACGTTTGGGTCATATACGGTTCTAAAGCCTTTCTGGCGAATAAACAGGCCCACAGCAGTATCGAAGGTTTCAAAGCAGTTGTCAAAGTCTTTGATGAGTTCGCTTCGGACAGCGGTTGCTTCACCTTTTATGTACAAAGTTGAATCCATTTTGGTTTCGGCTGTTCGGATATAATTGTAGATTTTCTGGTATAGGCTCTCAGATTTGCCGATTTGTTCATCCACATTTAAAATGACATCGTTACCAGTTACGGCGCCGACTTTGGGGTTCTGAAAATGAACAACGAGCCTGTTTAGGGCTTCACTATCCAAAAACGAGCCAGCATCGCCCAAAACGGTTATCTCGCCTTTGGCGGATTTTACTCCCGCAATCATAGAGGGGCTATAACCCATGCGTTCCTTAAACTGCAAGAGATGCACACAGGAATGCTTTTTGGCGTACTCCGCAATTATTTGAGGAGTCTCGTCGTTGGAGTCGTCTGCAAAGATTATTTCCATTTTGTCTTGGGGGTAGTTGAGGGAGAGGAAGTTTTCGATTTTTTTTGCGATTATTGTTTTTTCGTTGTGGGTAGGTACAACTATGGACACGGTTGGTTGCAAAGAGGTACCACCGCTTGTTTCCGGGTTTGAAACGGCTTTTTTTGTCTTGGATGTGTTGTAGTACACCAAAATTATGCCGTAGGTACCGAAAACAAAGAAAGGAATCGCAAAGCATAAGACCACAAGGATCTGCAAAATAAAACCTATTTCAATCACTATATTTTCGCCTTCATTAATTAATTCTAATAAGAGAGGGGTTAAGTTAGCCGCTGTGAGAACAACGGAAACAGTTCACGCGCTTGTTGTGGATTAGACACGCCTGCGACTACGCCTTTTAGGTTATCTAAGCCTGCAACGTAATCTACTGCTTGAGGGGGTTTGAAGTAGCCACAAGCCATAACGCTAATTGCGAGTACGTTAGGGTGAGGCATTTCGGACAGGGTAGCTTCGCATTCTTCGCGTCCAGGATTCATCTGGAAACCTACTTTGTTGAATGGCGTCGTAATCATCAGCTCATTGAGGTCATAACCCCAGCTTGTTAGCTTGTTCACCAACAGCGGGAAGTTACGGGTGTGGAAGCCAGGGGTGACATTGTGTTTTTTGAGGTAAGTTGCGTAGGTGTCAAAGATCCATTTGAAATCTAATGCCAGGCTCATGTCAGTTACTACTTCGTGGAGGAAAAGCGACGAGAGGGGGGTTTTGTCTCCGACGGCGGATTTGATTCGTGAGATCTCGTAGGCTAGATATGTTTCCAGAAGACTTGAGGGTTCTGACCGGGTTACTGCTTTTAAGCCGCTGAACATGGCTCCAAGGTTCCCTGACCCTGCGATTTGTTTTATGAATTTGGTTGCAAGACCAGGTGTGCCAGTTTGGGTGGCTATTCGTACGTATTCAAAGGTATAGGGAACAATTGCGTACAGGTTAATCCCCAAGGCGTCTTGTTTTTTGCGCATAGCCTTTAGGATGCCAAGAGTTGTTTCGCTAACTGAAAACATGAAGCCGTCAGCACCATTTTCGATGGCAGTGAACACGAGGTCGGCGCGTTGGTTGTCAGTTGAGTCGTTTCCAGATCGGGCTCTGGCGCGTTCCTGTGAAAGATGGCTTATGCCGTGGAATGGATTGTCTCCGATGATAATTTCTTTTTTAGTAGTCATGTTTATCATTGCCCCTCCATGGTTTTTACTTGCTCGATGATGTAGTCGACTTTTGAGGCATCATCAAAGCTTGGAGATGCTTGTTTGTGTTGTCTAACGGCATCTATGAAATGCGCGTTTTCTCTGTAATACTCTGATTCGCCTAAGTAGAAGGGTACGCTATCGGACAGGTCTTGTCGGTATAGCTTCTTTTGATCACCGTTCTTCTCGGTTAGTATTATGCGGTCATCATTGACGGCAATTGTTCCTTTTTCACATTCGATGCTTAGACCAAATTCAGGCATCCGGTAATTTTCCATGTTTTGGGAAACCTCAAAGACGCCTGGAACGCCGCTGGAGGTTTTAGCTGAGAAAGACACGGAAGTTTCAGCGTCTTCTCCGCTTTTGACGCAGGATAATACTTGATTGACAGCTAAGTCGCCAAGCAGCCAAAGGCTCATGTCTATGATGTGGCAGCCGATATCGCGTAGAGCTCCACCTCTGGAAGCAGATGATTGCGATTCTTTTGTGAGTCCTTGGAAGTCAGAGGAATATGCAAATGACTTGAAAGAAACGATGTCGCCGAGCTCTTTTTGCTCAAGCAAAGACTTGGCTTTACCAAAAACAACGTTGAACCGTTTCATGTAGCCGACCATGTTTACGCTTCCAGCTTTGTTGGCTAGTTCACAGAGCTCTTTTGACTGAGCATAGGTCAGGGCCAAAGTTTTTTCACAGAAAACGTTCTCGGCTAAATGGTCCTTCAACAAACTGCTAACAAGAAATGAGTGAGAAGCAATCGGTGTTGTAACATAGACAACTTGAAGGTTTAGGTCCTTGAATTTTTCGATATCATCAACGACAGATACTCCAGTTGGGGAAAACATTTTTTTGCCGATTCTATTTAGAATGTTGCTTTTATCACATAAAGCAACTAACTCGACATTAGGAAGGGTATTTACGATGCTGGCATGCAGTAAACCCATTTTTCCTATGCCAACTACGCCTAGTCTTATCTTTTCAAGTTGCAATAAAAAACACCTAAATTAATGAAAAAAAGGATTCATTATTGTTTTTCTCGGTCTTCTTTGAGCATTTGCTGAATCCAAGTGTATGTTCGCTTCAAACCTTCTTCAAGAGGCACAGCGGGTTCCCAGTGAAGAACGTCCTTTACCAAGGTTAAGTCAGCGTTTCTTCCGCGTACTCCTTGAGGCGCCGTTAAGTCATGGGTCTTTGAGATTTGTTTACCCGCAATCGTGGCGACCATGTCTGCGAGCTCGTTGATGCTTACAAGCCGATCTGAACCAATATTGATTGGTTTTTCGTAATCAGACTCCATAAGCGTAACTGTCCCTTTAACAGCGTCATCTACGTAGCAGTAACTTCGGGTTTGTTTGCCGTCGCCCCAGATATCAATGGTTCCAGGGTTTGATGCCTCGGCAACTTTTCGGCAGATAGCAGCGGGAGATTTTTCTCTTCCACCCTTGTAGGTTCCTTCGGGCCCGTAGATGTTGTGGTATCTCAAAACGCGAATTGCCATGCCGTAGTCACGTTGGTAAGCTTCACAGAGTTTTTCAGTGTAGAGTTTTTCCCATCCATAGAAATTGTCTGGGTCAGCTGGATAGGCGTCTTCTTCTTTTAGACCGGGTAGTTCAGAATTGGTTTGACGGTAAGTTGGATAGATACAGGCAGATGAGGTGTACAGGTATCTTTTAACTTTGTTAATTCGTGAAGCTTCAAGCATGAAAGTGTTAATCAACACGTTATCATACATTACTTCGGCTCCAACGTCAGTTATGAATCCAATTCCGCCCATGTTCGCGGCAAGATTGTAAACTTTATCCATGCCCTCAGTTGCCTTAAGGCAGTTTTCCTTAACCCTAAGGTCGAGGTCGCATTTTTCATCGTAGTACTTTTCTTTTAGGTAGTCGTCAAATTTTATATCAGCGATTCTAACGAAGTTTCCTTGTTGTTTCAGGTACCTAGCTAAGTGGCTACCGATGAATCCACCACCGCCAGTGACTAATATACGTTCCATTTTTTCAGCACAACCTTTACTTTTATAACCGACTATTTAAACAGATATGGACAATAATTCTACGGGAAGAGTATTCATTAATGAAAACTAAAAAATTGTTTAAATATTGTTTTAAAAATCTTAAAGCCATCTTTGAATGCATGTAGATTAGATGTCCCATTTTTACGTTCATATTCGATGCTTGGAACTTCTTTCACGCTCAACCCTAGAGTTAAAGCTTTTATGAAGATTTCAGCTTCAATTTCAAAATGCTCAGACTCTAAGACGGGCGCTAACTCTTGAACTGCACGCTTATTGAACACAGCATATCCATAGCACAAATCAGTGTAATTCGCCTGAGGCCACAAAGTGTTGACGGCAAACATCATAAGTTTGTTACCAAGCCAACGAAACGTGGTCATATCATGTGTGTATCCGCCCTTGATGAAGCGTGAACCTTTAGCTACATCAGCTCCCAAGTTTATTGCATCGATAAATGCAGGTATCTCTTGGGGATCCATGGACCCGTCAGCGTCCATTAGCACTAATGCATCAACATCTAGATAGTTGTTATTGAGAACCTGTCGGATTGCGTTGCCCTTTCCACGCCCAGTCTGTGCAACAACTTTGGCACCGTTTTTGGCTGCCACGTTTTTTGTGTTGTCTTTTGATTTGCCATCGATTACTAGGACGTTAGAAAACCCTAGGTCTTTTAATCTGCAGATAACATCTTGGATGTTTTTTTCTTCGTTTAGAGTTGGAATAACAACGCCCACATTGATTGTGGGATAGGACACCATTGAAGTAAGTGATGTTCCCGTTGTGTGACCAGTTTGTAGTGGAGTTGACAAGTTACATCTAGCTACCATTAGCTAGGCAACTCCCAAAGTAACAGCTTGGAGCGGACTACTATACAATAGCATACGCCTTTTTCTCCTTTCTCCATATAAAGCGCCTTCCGACTCTTTTATCACCAATACAGGTATTTAAATCATCATAGACCACAGGTCTAGAATCAATATACTATGAAGCTGTTTTATACAGCAGAGGTAACGTTGAGCCAGAAATAAACAGCGCGCTGATGATACTGAATGCTCCCTTCTGTTTGGTTAAAAGCCCATAACTCCAGCAACAGTTGATAAGGGAACCCGTTTTTTTCAGAATCCCAAAGTGCCGTGGCATCCACGTCAAAGGTTACATTATTTATTGTAAGACTCTGCAAGGTTGATTGATTGTTTGCAGCAGTAAAACCAGATAGTGAAAAAACCAAAGGCAGCTCCACGGTCTGCTCGTCCTGAAGAAGGACACGGTACTCATATAATGGTGGAAGACCCGAAGGAGTCCCCGCTGTTATATCTGGAAAAGATTGAGTTGCGTTTCTCAGGTAGATATAGCAAACATAGTAAAAAGGACTGCCCATGTGATTGCCTACGCCTAACTGGACTTCATAATCAGTGTCGGGTTGGATATTGAAGGGAATACCTTCAGTCATGTGCCCAGACCCTAGAATGTATATTTCTGAAAACGGTTCGTCACCTGGAAAAGTAACATAAGCGCTGATGGCAGGGGAGGAAAGAATCAAGATGCCAATTAGACCAGCAGTGATGAAAAAGAGCTTATATGTTCTTAGTTTCATGCATTAGTCACTTCAGGTTTTAATTTTGCCTGCCCGTTTGAGGTAGTCTTGTTTGAATTCACGCCATAAAAGGAAAAGACCAGCAACGAACACTGCACAGCTAATGATAGCGACTATGATGGTTGTCCAGAACGTATTTTGGCTGGAAACTGCGGCTTCTTCTTTTAGACTTTGCGCGTCAATAAGAACCTCTTGAGCCGCAACCATAGCGTTATCAGCCATATTTGTGGCTAAGTTCAGGTCACCAATTCGGTAGCCCATTTCGGCTTGAGACAAAAAGGCAGCGGCAAGATTTAGCTTGTCCATTAAAAGTGTGATATTTGCACCAGCACTCTTGGCATCTGCAACGGCTACAAAAGCTTGTTCAACTGCAGTATTAGCATCAAGCAAATCTGAGTCTATTTGGGCAACACTAACATGCAGACCAGAAAAACTGATGCTGCATACAAGAAGAACAGAAAGCAATACAATACTTCGCCTATGACTCATTGCTAGTTTACCCCAAACCAGACATCAAGACCAAATTAAACTTCATGAACGAAATTATAATCAACAGATTACCCAGAACTGGAAAACACAGTTAACAAATCCCCCTCTGACGAGAGCGGATAAGAATTAACATAAAACCCTTAAAGCAAAGAGCAGGGGTTTTCCTGTTTCCCAACTTCATATCAGGAACAGATTATGCCTTAATAAACCATTAGGTATTAAAAAACCAGCCCAATTTTATAGAACAAAGTTCTATTTGATCAATTCTTACAAAGAAAAAGCACAGACAAAGCGCTTTTTGCGAAAGATATTTTTCAACCTTTTGATTCGCCACATAACCAAGATAATTGGAGATAGCACACAAACAGCAGTTAAAACTTTAAGCTAAAGGACGAAAGCGTAAACGCGTTTTGGTGACAAGCCACAAGAACGTGTAACAGCTAAAACTAGATGAATCCCTCTCTGACGAGAGCAGACAGAAATAGGGTGTCCTGAAAGTGATGTGTTGCAGGAACAGCTTCTTTCACAGATACTATTCTTGCCGTATAAGTGTTTAGGATTTAAACTCAATGTTGCCAAAGAAAAGACGCCAGTTAAGAAGCGTTGATTAGGCGTAAGAGTCGTTTTTGGTATGCGAACAGCGGTTTAGCTATATACTTTAGCAGGGGTATTCGCGACGTTATTCTGTCAAGTTCTTGAAGGTCGAACTTGTTGACCACACGCATTAGAGGCATCAAAGTAAGGAAAGCTGCTAAATATGCAATGCCACCGATAACTAAGACAACAAAGGAGCTCAATGAAGTAAAGAAAAGCAGCATTAAGGAAGGCACAGCAGAGATAGCAGAAACCAGGTAGATACGCAGTATTGACTTTAAGTTGAAACCAATGTTAAGCTGTTTTTTCGCAACTATTGCTGCATACAAAGTCGCGACCGCTCCAGCGATTAAATATGCCACTATAACCCCAACTACATCGTAAAACATGGCAAATATCGGAGACAAGGTTATCAAAAGAACGAAGTTGATCAAGGTCATATTCATTGTTAAACGAGTTTTCCCTAAACCGTTGAACACTCCAGTAGTCAAAGTCAGATAGCCAATACCGACTAAGAAATAGAGCGAACAACTCAAGGAGAGAAAGAGAGGAGCAGTAGTGTATTCTGCGCCATAAAGGAACTGTACGATGGGTTCAGAGAAGATAATTACCAAAGTTGTTAGGGGCACAATTATTAGTGTTGTGTATTTGTTTGCTCTATTGAAGAATTTGTCGATCAGTTCAGGTGAGTGTTCTAGTTTGGAAAAAGCTGGAAGCAACGCAGTTGAAATCGCAGTTAAAATTATTGTCAGAAGCGTAGCAAAATTGTAGGCGGCTCTAAAATTTCCAATGGCAGCATCTGTGGAAAAGAATGCCAAGACAAGCTGTTGATAAAGAGGAAAGAAACCAACTAGAACAACTGAAACGTACACGGGCATGCAATAGCGGCCTAAAATCTTAAGTGAATCAGAATAGCTTTGAGAGACAAATTTGCCAGAAACCGAGCTGGATCTAAAAAATTTAAAAATCAACAAAGCAAAGCCACAGACAGCGGCAATTGCAAAACCGGCGATATACCCAATCAAGGCACCCATTATACCAAAGCCTAACACAACAAGAGAAAGCTGGGATACAGTCCTAACTATTGCTTGTGTATTGGATGTAAGAGCGTTATATTCTGACTTATCTAGGCCGATAAAAGCGCCATTAAGGGTAGTGTATATTGCTTGAAATATCAAAGACAGAGCAGATATTTGAACATAAAACGCAAGGTCAGGTCGATTAATTAAAAGCGCAAAAAAATCTGGGAAAGCAATACATAAAGCCGAGAATACAAGACCTATGGCTACACGGAAAAGCAGCCCATGATTTATGATACGTGCAGCATGTGCATCTTTTCCCTCTGCGCGAAGGCTAGAGACAAATTTTGTAATACCCGTGGTAATTCCAAGGTCAGTAAACAACAAAAGAAGAGGCACAATAACAATCACAAGGCTATATTGCCCGTATAATTCTGGACCTAAAAACCTGCCAAGAAGAACAACAGAAATTGCCAAAATTGCTGAAGACAGAGTTGTTCCAGAGAATAAAAAGAATCCTCCGCGTGCTGAATCCTCCGTTATTTTTGACAAGTCATCTGCTTCTATGGGTATGTCATCTTTTTTGGCCGTTTTTTATCCTTCCAGTTTTCTGTCTGCGATTCAGCGAGCATGTATCGTATATGAAACGGGTATTTAAATCAAGATAGATTATGTGTCTATATCAAAAGTGAAAGCACTTGTTCAAAGCCTAAGACATCGGGGATAACAAAAGAAAAAAGCGGAGCAGGAAGCTATTTTTCGTCGGGTTTTTCCCAGAGTTGCAGCATTTGTTTTTTGAGTTCGCGGCGTTTCTTTTGCAGGAAGTTGTAGACGGTGTGATGTTGGCTGCCTTGGATTATCATTTGTACGGCGTTTTTGGCTATGTCGACTTGTTCGTAGGTTCCGATGAATCCTATGGTGTGTCCGTAGACTACGGTGTCGGCTTCAGATAGTTCTTCGATGGTTCGGCGGGTTTTGCCGTTCATGCCGATAATGCGGCTTTTTACGCGTCGTATGTCTGAGTCTGAGCGTCCAAAGACTAAGCGCAGGTCAATTAGGTCGAAGATGACGTCGTCGTTGCGGACTAGACGGAAGGTCTGGTCGGGAGCGAATCCTCTGCCTATGGCGGTTACTGCGTCTTTGGCTTTGAAGAGCAAGGAGGGGTCTTGGGCGTTTTCGTTTAGGATGATTTCTACGCCGCCTTCGCTTTCGACTTTGAGCTCTACGCTGAGTCGTTCTTCAAGTTCATGTTTTACTTTGCCGTCTGGACCCACAAGCACACCCACGCGTTCTTTGGGGATACGAACAAACATGTTAGGTTTTGACATTACCTGTTACCTGCCTGTAAACCTCTTCGTTAGTTGGAACTGTAACGCCTAAGCGACTAAAGAATCTATTCACGTTAGTTATGTCTCTTCGCAACAGGTCCTGCGACAACGGGTGTGACAGGGGCACGGACTGGGACATATCAAACACTACAAGTTTGCCCTTCCAAAGCATCATGTTGTACTCGCTTAGGTCACCGTGAACTATCTTGGCTTTTTGGTAGAGCCGCTTCAGATACGTGAGTAGTGTTTTGTAGACTTTTTCGGGGTTTTCTGGGGGCTGCTCTTTTAGCGAAGGCGCAGTGACGCCGTCTTTGCCGATGAATTCCATAACGACGATGTTACTTTCAACGGCTATGGGTTTGGGGACGCGGATTTTGGCTGCTTGGGCTTCTTCTAGATTGCGGAATTCCTTTTGTGCCCAAGTATAAATCAGCGACCGCGTATCTTTCTTAACGCCCTTGAAGCGTTTGTCGCCCTCAATGTACATAGCCATGCCTTTCTTGAACTCCGCCGAAGAAGTCAAATAAATCTTCACCGCCAAATCTTCGCCTGACTGGGTTTTGCCCCAGTAAACACGAGCTTCCTTGCCCGAACTTATGACACCGTTGACTTCGTATAGGATTCCTTTGTTGAGCAGCCGATAAAGCACCAGCCGAGTAGCTTGGTCGAAAACTTCTTCGAACGTGGCGCGTTCAGAGGAAAAATCGTGGCGCAACATTTTGTCTCGGCGTTCGAACCGTTTTTCTTGGCGGGAAAGTCTTTCGCGGGCTCTTTTTGACATAACCTAACCAACACCTATTATGCGTGTGCTGCTGAAAAAGGTTTAACGTTGCAGGTCAAAGCAAAAATCTCTTCAAAGAAGGGGGTTAGACGGTTAGGAAGCCTTTTCTGCGCAGAATTTCGGCTTGTGCATGAGTGTAGCGCCAAACCACATCGCCGCGCGTCTCTTTTTGGAAATCCCATGGCGAAACAAGAACCACATCGTTCTCGCGAATCCAAACACGACGCTTCATCTTGCCGCGAATGCGACACAACCGTTCAAAACCGTCTTGGCATTTAACTTGAATACGGTCAAAACCCAAAAGCTTCACTACAACACCCAAAATCTGACCTTGAGATGGATAAACCATTTCACCAAGGGAACCTTCGCTTAGAACTTTTTTCTTTCCCATGCCAACAACTCTTACTTTGAACAAAGGATTAGGGAATGTCACTTAAAAGCATGTTCATCATTTTTCCCTTTTTTGTCGTCTACAGCAGTAGCCGCTTGAGGTAAACTGGATGTTTATTCGAGTATAGAGCAAGGCTTTAATTCAGTGTAGAAAGTTTGTATTTAAGGGAGAGGTACACGGTTTGGCGTATGTTTTTAACATACCCTGCGGGAAGAACGTGAAGCTTCAGCAGGTTATGGATCAGATTAAGCAAGACATCAAATTGCATACTTACTGGCGCTGCGCTAACATCATGGCTATTGAACGCATGGGCTACACCGACCATGGTCCCACCCACGTTAAAATTGTCGCTAATCTTTCGTTAAAACTCATGCGCATGCTCATTGATAGAGGCGTAATGCCTAGCATCGTGAAGAATTATTGTATGCGAAAGGAGGATGCGGAGGTGGTGGTTGTTTTGGGCGCGATTTTTCATGATTTGGGCATGGTTGTTATGCGTAGTCGTCATGAGGTTTACAGCGGCTTGATTGCGCTTGAGTTCTTGCAGAGGTGTCTTGAGCCTGTGTATTCGCCTGAGGAGCAAGCCGTAATCACATCAGAGGTCTTGCACGCCATAGTAGCACATGAGCAACCAAGCACCCCCACCAATAGACCCCTAACAGTTGAAGCAGGCATAGTAGGCATCGCCGACGCCTTAGACATGGAAGCAGGCAGAGCACGAATCCCATTTAGCTCAGGAAAAATCGACATCCACGCCGTCTCAGCCCTAAGCATAGAAAAAATCGAAATCATAGACGGCGCCCACAAACCCGTAACCATAAAAATCACCATGTCAAACTCCGCAGGCGTCTTCCAAATCGACGAACTACTCAAACCCCGCATAGAAAACTCGGGACTCCAACAGTACTTCCACGTAATCGCAGAAATCACAGGCGAAAAAGAACAAAAAATCATCGACAAATTCGAAATCTAAACCGCCACAACAGCAACGGAGGGCATCTTTGGGGCAGGGCTTGCTTGCTTTGCACCTTTGATACGGGGGGCGGGTACCTCAACAATTATAAGGTGATTTGGATGCATTTAGAGAAACATCGAAGGCGAACGTGTCCCTTGATTTGCATCAAAAAGGGCGAGTAGCCTTACGGCGATAGGTGAAACAAGAATTGAGCCAGAAAATATCTGAAGGCGACAATGTCCTCTTGTATTTGGACGTACGCAGAACTTACATGACCAAGGTTGAAGCAGGAAAAACTTTCCACACTCACAAAGGCTACGTCAACTTTGACGAAATCATCGGGAAAGATTACGGTTCCACCCTCAAAAGCAGCTTAGGCACCGAATTCATACTGCTCAAACCCATGCTAACCGACTACATCATGAAGTCCGCGCGCAACACCCAAATAACCTACCCCAAAGACAACGCATTAATTGTGATGTTTAGCGGCATTGGCTCGGGTAGCCGCGTTGTTGAATCAGGCACAGGCACAGGCGCCCTAACCACAGCGCTTGCTCATTACGTGCAACCAAACGGCAAAATCTACAGCTACGACATACGCGAAGAATCCCAGAAAACCGCCAAGAAAAACCTAAGCCGCGCGGGACTGATAGATTCTGTGGAGCTTAAACTCAAAGATGTCGT is from Candidatus Bathyarchaeota archaeon and encodes:
- a CDS encoding glycosyltransferase, with product MTDTDLKVIYANWPEHYANQRFIAALADNFDLTAFYFDETGTEVIREKAPPIAISPNAKIVTIKDPPLLKLPLTLQMSSQKGNAGWLLKAFMRALLFRRYVKKSRPDLIIGNGASGTNPYGLAAAFSNFHPFVVLIWGADVLDEAKNSFVLRTVARFILGRADGVIVDSAVKANAVRQLGYSKKMWNFPWGLDLDRFSPSVDGSLVRKQLGWEDKTVIISTRNHFPVYGVEDLIRSIPLVIKSCPNARFLIVGHGKLTGSFVNLVSELGVTDYVHFTGRIPNKELPSHLRAAQIYVSTSYSDGASISMLEAMACGLPVVVSDILPNREWIKHDQNGLLTQIKNPEALAQNLIFCIQNPERRNEMAKAGLKVAKDKADWKKNQQLLHKAVKLLSTSSP
- a CDS encoding glycosyltransferase, which gives rise to MQPTVSIVVPTHNEKTIIAKKIENFLSLNYPQDKMEIIFADDSNDETPQIIAEYAKKHSCVHLLQFKERMGYSPSMIAGVKSAKGEITVLGDAGSFLDSEALNRLVVHFQNPKVGAVTGNDVILNVDEQIGKSESLYQKIYNYIRTAETKMDSTLYIKGEATAVRSELIKDFDNCFETFDTAVGLFIRQKGFRTVYDPNVKFYEYAAASRNDRVKQKTIRAANLIRVLTRFKHMMFKREYGKYGSIILPLNFAMLSIVPISLLLGVLLLVPLTFFNFFFAAAIWGLIGLVFVVALIFSRSFIVTFFDLESSLLKALYEVTIKRRSLDKIETVASTRRVD
- a CDS encoding Gfo/Idh/MocA family oxidoreductase, with the translated sequence MQLEKIRLGVVGIGKMGLLHASIVNTLPNVELVALCDKSNILNRIGKKMFSPTGVSVVDDIEKFKDLNLQVVYVTTPIASHSFLVSSLLKDHLAENVFCEKTLALTYAQSKELCELANKAGSVNMVGYMKRFNVVFGKAKSLLEQKELGDIVSFKSFAYSSDFQGLTKESQSSASRGGALRDIGCHIIDMSLWLLGDLAVNQVLSCVKSGEDAETSVSFSAKTSSGVPGVFEVSQNMENYRMPEFGLSIECEKGTIAVNDDRIILTEKNGDQKKLYRQDLSDSVPFYLGESEYYRENAHFIDAVRQHKQASPSFDDASKVDYIIEQVKTMEGQ
- a CDS encoding NAD-dependent epimerase/dehydratase family protein, coding for MERILVTGGGGFIGSHLARYLKQQGNFVRIADIKFDDYLKEKYYDEKCDLDLRVKENCLKATEGMDKVYNLAANMGGIGFITDVGAEVMYDNVLINTFMLEASRINKVKRYLYTSSACIYPTYRQTNSELPGLKEEDAYPADPDNFYGWEKLYTEKLCEAYQRDYGMAIRVLRYHNIYGPEGTYKGGREKSPAAICRKVAEASNPGTIDIWGDGKQTRSYCYVDDAVKGTVTLMESDYEKPINIGSDRLVSINELADMVATIAGKQISKTHDLTAPQGVRGRNADLTLVKDVLHWEPAVPLEEGLKRTYTWIQQMLKEDREKQ
- a CDS encoding glycosyltransferase family 2 protein, with the translated sequence MSTPLQTGHTTGTSLTSMVSYPTINVGVVIPTLNEEKNIQDVICRLKDLGFSNVLVIDGKSKDNTKNVAAKNGAKVVAQTGRGKGNAIRQVLNNNYLDVDALVLMDADGSMDPQEIPAFIDAINLGADVAKGSRFIKGGYTHDMTTFRWLGNKLMMFAVNTLWPQANYTDLCYGYAVFNKRAVQELAPVLESEHFEIEAEIFIKALTLGLSVKEVPSIEYERKNGTSNLHAFKDGFKIFKTIFKQFFSFH
- a CDS encoding DUF1616 domain-containing protein, whose amino-acid sequence is MKLRTYKLFFITAGLIGILILSSPAISAYVTFPGDEPFSEIYILGSGHMTEGIPFNIQPDTDYEVQLGVGNHMGSPFYYVCYIYLRNATQSFPDITAGTPSGLPPLYEYRVLLQDEQTVELPLVFSLSGFTAANNQSTLQSLTINNVTFDVDATALWDSEKNGFPYQLLLELWAFNQTEGSIQYHQRAVYFWLNVTSAV